Proteins co-encoded in one Medicago truncatula cultivar Jemalong A17 chromosome 8, MtrunA17r5.0-ANR, whole genome shotgun sequence genomic window:
- the LOC11438963 gene encoding probable methyltransferase PMT26: MAQARYSRIDNKRSPSSYCSTVTIVVFVALCLVGLWMMTSSVVPVQNVDESTKNEVKGQSEAKDQATDITNSNPQNFEDKKGDLPQESTKEDNNAKQSENNHVMPKKQEEKSDEKPEDKSPEDTKMTYIDPNQNKKTSDSDESNNKSVSDESNNKSGSGEDNKKSDSDVSEKKSNSDEREKKSNSNDNKSGSDASENKKDESSETTDNKTEEKADQSGNQESDESSNEKKTDENTKNQGSNELLPSGAQSELLNETTTQTGSFSTQAAESKSETESQKSSKQSTGFNWKLCNVTAGPDYIPCLDNLQAIRNLKTTKHYEHRERQCPEDPPTCLVALPEGYKRPIEWPKSREKIWYSNVPHTKLAEYKGHQNWVKVTGEYLTFPGGGTQFKHGALHYIDTIQQSVPDIAWGKQTRVILDVGCGVASFGGFLFERDVLAMSFAPKDEHEAQVQFALERGIPAISAVMGTKRLPFPARVFDAIHCARCRVPWHIEGGKLLLELNRVLRPGGFFVWSATPIYQKLPEDVEIWNEMKALTKAMCWEVVSISRDKLNKVGIAVYKKPTSNECYEKRSKNEPSICQDYDDPNAAWNIPLQTCMHKAPVSSTERGSQWPGEWPERLSKSPYWLSNSEVGVYGKPAPEDFTADHEHWKRVVSKSYLNGIGIQWSNVRNVMDMRSVYGGFAAALMDLKIWVMNVVPVDSPDTLPIIYERGLFGIYHDWCESFSTYPRSYDLVHADHLFSKLKKRCKFEAVVAEVDRILRPEGKLIVRDTAETINELESLVTAMQWEVRMTYTKDLQGILSVQKSMWRPTELETVEYAIGSIPNSRQ, encoded by the exons ATGGCGCAAGCGAGATATAGTAGAATAGACAATAAACGATCTCCGTCGAGTTACTGCTCAACGGTGACGATTGTTGTGTTTGTTGCTCTATGCTTGGTTGGTTTATGGATGATGACGTCGTCCGTCGTTCCGGTGCAAAATGTAGATGAGTCGACTAAGAATGAGGTGAAAGGACAGAGCGAGGCGAAGGATCAGGCAACTGACATCACTAATAGCAATCCTCAGAATTTTGAAGATAAGAAGGGAGATCTGCCCCAGGAATCTACCAAGGAGGATAACAATGCTAAGCAGTCCGAAAACAACCATGTTATGCCCAAAAAGCAGGAAGAGAAATCGGATGAAAAGCCTGAAGATAAGTCTCCTGAAGATACCAAGATGACATATATTGATCCAAATCAGAACAAGAAGACATCTGATTCGGATGAGAGCAATAACAAATCTGTTTCTGATGAGAGCAATAACAAATCCGGTTCTGGCGAGGACAACAAGAAGTCCGATTCTGACGTGAGTGAGAAGAAGTCCAATTctgatgagagagagaaaaaatcgAATTCAAACGATAATAAATCTGGTTCAGATGCaagtgaaaataaaaaggatgagTCGAGTGAAACAACAGATAATAAGACAGAAGAAAAGGCAGATCAAAGTGGTAACCAAGAGTCTGATGAAAGCTCTAATGAGAAGAAAACAGATGAAAATACCAAAAACCAGGGTTCTAATGAGCTACTCCCTTCTGGGGCCCAGTCAGAGCTTTTGAATGAAACTACAACTCAAACCGGATCTTTTTCAACTCAGGCAGCAGAGTCAAAGTCTGAAACTGAGTCCCAAAAATCCTCCAAGCAATCTACTGGGTTCAATTGGAAACTCTGCAATGTCACTGCCGGCCCTGACTACATTCCATGCCTTGACAACTTGCAGGCGATTCGGAACCTTAAAACTACTAAACACTATGAACACAGAGAAAGGCAGTGTCCTGAAGATCCTCCTACCTGCCTTGTCGCTCTTCCTGAAGGATATAAACGCCCAATTGAATGGCCCAAAAGCAGAGAGAAG ATATGGTATTCCAACGTTCCACACACTAAGCTTGCTGAATACAAGGGGCACCAGAATTGGGTGAAAGTTACAGGCGAGTACCTTACTTTTCCTGGTGGTGGAACCCAATTCAAACACGGTGCGCTTCATTACATTGACACCATACAACag TCTGTACCTGATATTGCCTGGGGCAAACAAACACGTGTGATATTGGATGTTGGATGCGGCGTTGCCAGCTTTGGTGGCTTTCTCTTTGAAAGAGATGTACTTGCAATGTCATTTGCACCAAAAGATGAACACGAAGCTCAGGTACAATTTGCACTTGAAAGGGGAATTCCTGCTATATCTGCTGTGATGGGCACAAAGAGGCTTCCCTTCCCTGCTAGAGTATTTGATGCCATTCATTGTGCACGCTGTAGAGTTCCGTGGCATATAGAAG GTGGCAAACTTCTGTTGGAGTTGAATAGAGTATTGCGACCTGGTGGTTTCTTTGTATGGTCTGCTACTCCTATTTATCAAAAGCTGCCCGAAGATGTAGAAATATGGAACG AAATGAAGGCTCTAACAAAAGCAATGTGTTGGGAAGTGGTGTCTATCAGCAGGGATAAACTTAATAAAGTTGGTATAGCTGTATACAAGAAGCCAACTTCTAATGAGTGTTATGAGAAACGTTCCAAGAATGAGCCTTCTATATGTCAAGACTATGATGATCCTAATGCCGCCTG GAACATTCCATTGCAAACTTGCATGCACAAAGCGCCAGTTAGTTCGACAGAACGTGGGTCACAATGGCCAGGGGAGTGGCCAGAAAGACTGAGCAAATCACCTTACTGGTTATCAAATTCTGAAGTTGGAGTTTATGGAAAACCTGCTCCTGAAGATTTTACTGCTGATCATGAACACTGGAAACGTGTAGTGTCCAAGTCTTATCTAAATGGGATTGGCATTCAGTGGTCCAATGTGCGCAATGTCATGGACATGAGATCAGTTTATGGAGG GTTTGCAGCAGCCTTGATGGATTTGAAAATTTGGGTTATGAATGTGGTTCCGGTAGACTCACCGGACACACTTCCAATTATTTATGAACGTGGTCTGTTTGGCATATATCATGATTGGTGTGAATCATTTAGCACATATCCCAGGTCCTATGATCTAGTTCATGCAGATCATCTGTTTTCAAAGCTTAAGAAAAG GTGCAAGTTTGAAGCTGTAGTTGCCGAGGTTGATAGGATTCTCAGGCCTGAGGGAAAGCTTATTGTCCGAGACACTGCTGAGACCATAAACGAGCTGGAGAGCTTGGTGACGGCTATGCAGTGGGAGGTTCGTATGACTTACACTAAAGATTTGCAGGGCATTTTATCTGTCCAGAAGTCCATGTGGCGGCCTACAGAATTGGAGACAGTAGAGTATGCTATTGGCAGCATACCAAATTCGAGACAGTAG
- the LOC11429100 gene encoding gibberellin 20 oxidase 3 — protein sequence MASNLKSENDFKGLIDFKSLHEEAKVPQEFIWSSEDLVETSKEELNVPVIDLEAIFNGDDAALAAAAKIVRETCMEHGFFQVTNHGVDQNLIDATYQEFVSLFKLPLDRKLNAMRNPWGYSGAHAARYSASLPWKETFTFQYKHYDQSETQIVDFFTAALGDDHQHAGWVLQKYCEAMKKLTDVILELLAISLDVDRSYYKKFFEDAETMMRCNSYPPCSGIHAGALGTGPHCDPTSVTILFQDQVGGLEAFVDNKWLGIRPQPNNFVINIGDTFKALTNGVYKSCLHRVLANREKDRKTLAFFLCPKGDKIVRAPENILGRQEPTKYPDFTWKQFFEFTQRKHRADPNTLPDFVSWINSNSSF from the exons ATGGCATCAaatttgaaaagtgaaaatgatTTCAAAGGACTTATTGACTTCAAATCCCTGCACGAGGAAGCAAAGGTGCCACAAGAGTTTATCTGGTCATCCGAGGATTTGGTTGAAACCAGCAAAGAAGAGTTGAATGTACCTGTCATTGATTTAGAAGCCATATTCAACGGTGATGATGCTGCTTTGGCTGCTGCTGCAAAGATTGTGAGGGAGACATGCATGGAGCATGGGTTTTTCCAAGTCACCAATCATGGAGTTGACCAAAATTTGATAGATGCTACTTATCAAGAATTTGTGTCCCTTTTCAAACTTCCTTTGGATAGGAAGCTCAATGCAATGAGAAATCCATGGGGTTATTCAGGTGCTCATGCAGCAAGGTACTCTGCTAGTTTGCCATGGAAAGAGACatttacttttcaatacaaaCACTATGATCAATCAGAGACACAAATTGTTGACTTCTTCACTGCTGCCTTAGGTGATGACCACCAACATGCTGG GTGGGTGTTACAAAAGTATTGCGAGGCCATGAAGAAATTAACAGATGTTATTTTGGAGCTGCTGGCCATTAGCTTGGATGTTGATCGATCATACTATAAAAAGTTTTTTGAAGATGCAGAAACTATGATGAGGTGCAACTCTTACCCACCTTGCAGTGGCATCCATGCAGGTGCCCTTGGCACTGGTCCTCATTGTGACCCAACCTCAGTCACCATTCTTTTTCAAGATCAAGTTGGAGGTCTAGAAGCTTTTGTGGATAACAAATGGCTTGGTATTCGTCCTCAACCTAATAACTTTGTCATTAACATTGGGGACACTTTCAAG GCATTGACTAATGGAGTATACAAGAGTTGTCTCCATAGGGTATTGGCTAATAGGGAGAAGGATAGAAAGACTCTTGCTTTCTTTTTGTGTCCAAAAGGAGACAAAATTGTGAGAGCACCTGAAAATATACTGGGAAGACAAGAGCCAACGAAATATCCTGATTTCACTTGGAAACAATTTTTCGAGTTTACACAAAGGAAGCATAGGGCTGATCCCAACACTCTTCCAGATTTCGTCTCGTGGATTAATTCCAACTCAAGCTTCTAG
- the LOC112417551 gene encoding uncharacterized protein, which translates to MEAINITDGGFSTSSPFSPFSLFKSALINRALMVIFLNMNSTKAIAISVVLSMLVGKGLLDIDYEVMMIRIVSVLLYKEFKEVHVRCFKKLLNHLFSFYFRL; encoded by the exons ATGGAAGCTATCAACATCACCGATGGAGGATTTTCCACTTCTTCTCCATTCTCTCCTTTCTCATTGTTCAAATCTGCCCTAATCAATCGAGCATTGATGGTTATCTTCCT GAATATGAATTCCACGAAGGCCATTGCAATTTCTGTTGTTTTAAGCATGCTTGTTGGAAAAGGACTTCTTGACATTGACTACGAAGTTATGATGATCAGAATCGTTTCCGTCTTACTCTATAAGGAGTTCAAGGAAGTTCACGTCAGGTGTTTCAAGAAATTGCTCAATCATTTGTTCTCCTTCTACTTTCGTCTCTGA
- the LOC11435701 gene encoding gibberellin 20 oxidase 3 gives MESINTPSLPFFPPPKDQQGENKVQFFDFTLLQKEGNVPKEFIWPSEHWVKSSGENIELPLIDIGVIKSDEAAMANAARIVREACIKHGAFEVTNIGVDSDFINAVLQETYNIFKLPLSKKITAIAKDSGFSVAHAERYTTVLPWKETFTFMYKHNTKNETQVVDVVNSLLGEDFQQSGLVYQKYSDAMNDLTEVIMELLAISLGVDRKHYQRFFEDAESMMRCNFYPPCSANLTGALGNGPHCDPISITILLQDQVGGLEVFADNKWLAVPPKPDTFVINIGDTFMALTNGLYKSCLHRVLVSNELERKSLTFFLNPRGDKTVSPPNELLENEEARKYPDYKWSELYEYTQKTRRVDASTLDSFIAWRHSSETSKF, from the exons ATGGAATCAATTAACACTCCTAGCCTTCCCTTTTTCCCTCCACCTAAGGACCAACAAGGTGAAAACAAGGTCCAATTTTTTGACTTCACCTTACTGCAAAAAGAAGGAAATGTACCAAAAGAGTTCATTTGGCCTTCTGAGCATTGGGTGAAAAGCAGTGGAGAAAATATTGAGCTACCTCTTATTGACATAGGTGTCATCAAGAGTGATGAGGCTGCAATGGCTAATGCTGCTAGGATTGTGAGGGAGGCATGCATAAAACATGGTGCCTTTGAAGTCACTAACATTGGTGTGGATTCAGATTTCATCAATGCTGTTCTTCAAGAAACCtacaacattttcaagcttccTTTGAGCAAGAAAATTACTGCTATAGCCAAAGATTCTGGCTTTTCAGTTGCTCATGCAGAGAGGTATACTACTGTTTTACCATGGAAAGAGACatttactttcatgtacaaacACAACACCAAAAATGAGACacaagttgttgatgttgtcaaTTCTCTCTTGGGTGAAGACTTTCAACAATCCGG gTTGGTGTATCAAAAGTACTCTGATGCAATGAATGATTTAACTGAGGTGATTATGGAGCTATTGGCCATTAGTTTGGGTGTGGATCGCAAACATTATCAAAGATTTTTTGAAGATGCTGAGTCAATGATGAGATGCAACTTTTATCCACCTTGCAGTGCTAACCTCACTGGTGCTCTTGGCAATGGCCCTCATTGTGACCCAATCTCTATCACTATTCTCCTTCAAGATCAAGTTGGAGGTCTTGAAGTTTTTGCTGACAACAAATGGCTTGCTGTGCCCCCAAAGCCTGATACCTTTGTCATCAACATAGGTGACACCTTCATG GCACTGACCAATGGGTTGTACAAGAGTTGCCTACATAGGGTTTTGGTAAGCAACGAGCTGGAGAGGAAGTCCTTGACTTTCTTCTTGAATCCAAGAGGAGACAAAACAGTGAGTCCTCCAAATGAACTTTTGGAAAATGAAGAAGCTAGAAAATATCCTGATTACAAATGGTCAGAACTATATGAGTATACACAAAAAACTCGTAGGGTTGATGCTAGCACACTCGACAGTTTCATTGCTTGGCGTCACTCTTCTGAGACATCCAAATTTTAG
- the LOC11437490 gene encoding nuclear transcription factor Y subunit B-3, producing the protein MDDESHSNLPNGFNTENPETHCLKTINNNNHNHHHNSNKEQDRFLPIANVGRIMKKVIPANGKISKDAKETVQECVSEFISFVTGEASDKCQREKRKTINGDDIIWAITTLGFEEYVEPLKCYLQKYRDIEGEKVNVPKQQRSEQRLHQHQHQHNQDELNNQHFNNSVYTSTNLMSQTPYMTTDQPFPLPFSPNSIQKQLRQQDQIDSIGHWYE; encoded by the coding sequence ATGGATGATGAGAGTCATAGTAATTTGCCAAATGGATTCAACACAGAAAACCCTGAAACTCATTGTTTaaaaacaatcaacaacaataatcataatcatcatcacaataGCAATAAAGAACAAGATCGTTTTCTTCCTATAGCAAATGTTGGTAGAATAATGAAAAAAGTTATTCCTGCAAATGGAAAAATCTCAAAGGATGCAAAAGAGACAGTTCAAGAATGTGTGTCGGAGTTCATAAGTTTTGTCACCGGGGAAGCATCGGATAAATgtcaaagagaaaaaagaaagacaatCAACGGTGATGATATTATTTGGGCTATTACAACGTTAGGCTTTGAAGAATATGTGGAACCATTAAAATGTTACCTTCAAAAATATAGAGATATTGAAGGTGAGAAAGTTAATGTTCCAAAACAACAAAGATCTGAACAAAGgctacatcaacatcaacatcaacataacCAAGATGAATTAAATAATCAACATTTCAACAATAGTGTATATACATCTACAAATCTCATGTCTCAAACTCCTTATATGACTACTGATCAACCATTTCCACTTCCTTTCTCTCCAAATTCGATTCAAAAACAATTACGACAGCAAGATCAGATTGATTCCATAGGGCATTGGTATGAATGA